From one Paramormyrops kingsleyae isolate MSU_618 chromosome 1, PKINGS_0.4, whole genome shotgun sequence genomic stretch:
- the nbeal1 gene encoding neurobeachin-like protein 1 isoform X1, giving the protein MASNERLYEVWMLYCSKKDPDLLKLWLEIFISSYEKCLDVDFEKPPTRLEEIPPVMSLLPDNILQVLRHQLLQCVQKVSVGLEPEQQDLSLLLVKFLIVVCRNLSNVEEIGTCSYINHVITITTLYIQQLKTKTKEKELADQTPAEEFVRHALAFCESLYDPYRNWRHRICGEQLSPAETSRQKYKAAQLTVEFVPFFYQCFQESEHLKNSLKCCLLHLFGAIVAGGQRNALLAISPATMEVLLRVLADSEATDGDAWDSEAPDRRALLTLGCLREVVHRLLASSSDQRQVEIGAVLENYFKLLNSDAAALQAKSGGPQPAQPSPRSHHWEARFVALQVHMLDTIRAMFQCSDRPVLQAIFLNSNCFEHLIRLLQNSKLLNARCKTAEKSQKDLSNRLLTGESDPQVFQGRLDYLAVATIQTLTTVMHKSPAAKEVFKERIGYTHLYEVLVSQGQPSRHLLKELMNMAVEGEHTSVGILGISNVQPLLLLVQWLPELQSPELQIFTADWLRRLCGLNRQTRAVCVNAAMAMHILDTLGHHARLHRACAESLVSLLGVLGSQSLSRAELLRLLRLLRTGDARQPHPYVAPVLRTILGMVRKQGLESAMQYFDLSPSMAGIAVPTIQRWPGSAFSFLAWLSLDQDQQGPDKGDKRKQLYSFFTSNGTGFEAFISTAGVLVVAVCTRKEYVTVMLPEHSFCDSLWHSIAVVHMPGKRPFGQSLVYIYVDGQQKLSAPLKYPTMTEPFTSCCIGSAGHRTTTPPPSQIPDPPFSVAQAPGRSSLGGILSPQAWGGLLSSKPESVTKLISAGTQDSEWGSPTSLQGQLGGVMVFHEPLQAAQVRALCGSGPNCISPLKNVESELGDLSPKLLLHYSPKACRSPICLDLSPNVLHGRLTGNNVVNWDIKDMINCVGGLPVLFPLLEQLCLLTPEPQAEPGGPEFITPELSTPADGDWVILPSSRASEARLEKNLVATFLLVIKHFIQRHPINQESLLHSHGVATLGALLQKMPQGLVDVSVLVAVQLLVEQVTVEKNPQLLQQLHTHLLFNFGIWNQGDFPLRIGHIQYMSTIIKDNRKQFRKKYGVQFLLDTTRLYYGNSSPDTDMSEDDLRTIRASLCGLLKYYISKGVDQEELHSMLGYIAAIGSEEQLCEMLELLLSLLQTSMARDQLFLLLFEPGAADTCYALILNSKYSDRLRELVFKLFQRMLKCDRVYEKSKQRLKLREAGYSGLTLLFSELHVTPTLVRSLLDQVLSADPVVNYKDLMALVQLSHRAGLSVRLLVCKKLYHLLQSQQDAAQQISRQLCWQETLAKLFLRPLGPESAPGRGGGGDGGSSTGSLDLSRDGGGPLGDRRDPAETRVDEEKEADSIADSRSLDSLESGEPPPAKAWAAKASGLTLDLTHVHLYEHGDSGSQTPASMPSTPSPLETTKPFPGPAAEREASSSLTEDSFLFSDDLSLGESFSGMERTEEELCRILLEIMLCMMWRGVECSDDAAWLERGQVFSALTKLSTTNELLLPVDNIKLSLLEKMLEWAVTDNREATAAMLPQHTENAVRLLHILQDFLQAEGLVNPALWTERLLEEAVTLMDSLMVWYSSGTQWLQLCRVGIRLLLGFMAQDNMQVCAMATAKLNAILQTKSVETQDEACYLLGRLEGILSRSVREQTETYSFLIPLLRTLLSKIHKLLYMELHLPSLPDTNGSPSFFEDFQLYCSSPEWRIYLDKYIIPYMKQYEIEMFSQGHETMALFWKECYEAFMVNLHRRERERGESKIRFQEQFVEPFSRRSRQENLRYNSMLKQLHSQHGAILRQWKAARRNLVCERGPWAEELQGKRHWRLSSVENYSRMRLKLVPNYSFDPHREASALRDNLGMQQQQTNAESLLLEAAKQVKVSDLEDDMLDMPEDDPSGGNPMSETEEAVQREKMVLSEDCELVTVVDVIPGRLELTTQHIYFYDSSMEKEEGVGYDFKWPLSQIREIHLRRYNLRRSALEVFLIDQTNYFLNFKKEVRNKVYNRILLLRSFNLYGTRSPQELLRASGLTQKWVNREISNFDYLIQLNTIAGRTYNDLAQYPVFPWVLADYTSDELDLTDPRVFRDLSKPIAVVNEKNAKAVKEKYESFEDPTGTIDKFHYGTHYSNAAGVMHYLIRVEPFTSLHIQLQSGRFDCADRQFHSIPATWQVLMDNPNDVKELIPEFFYFPEFLENQNNFDLGRLQLSKESVNDVILPKWAKSPEDFIYKHRKALESEHVSAHLHEWIDLIFGYKQRGPAAVEALNVFYYCTYEGAVDLDAITDEKERKALEGMISNFGQTPCQLLKEPHPIRLSLEEVGKRKSKLDTCPLNMFEHLSELKSFFVEGICDNVPLVKAVVPKDQSHSFISQGSPDTLVTLSRTCLMGMHGWLPYDRNISNYFTFIKDPSVSNPRAQRFLAGPFSPGVEITAQLFVVSHDGKLLFTGGHWDNSLRVTSLTKGKTVSQHIRHMDIVTCLATDYCGIHLISGSKDTTCMVWQVLQQGGAPVGLSSKPMQVLYGHTDEVLSVSISTELDMAVSGSRGGTVIIHTVRRGQYMRSLRPPCESSLPASILHLAVSWEGHLVVHSCIEGKASLKDKNALHLYSVNGKCLCSEGLKEQVTDMCVSGEHIVLGSEQGFLSIRDLYSLSLCVAPMAMRVPVHCVSVTKEQSHVLVGLQDGKLIVVGVGKPAEMRSGQITRKLWGSSKRLTQISAGETEYHTRDQN; this is encoded by the exons ATGGCCTCCAACGAGAGACTGTACGAGGTGTGGATGCTCTACTGCAGCAAG AAAGACCCGGACCTCTTAAAGCTGTGGCTGGAAATCTTCATCAGCTCCTATGAAAAATGCCTGGATGTGGATTTCGAGAAGCCACCCACGAG GCTGGAGGAGATTCCCCCGGTGATGTCGCTGCTCCCAGACAACATCCTGCAGGTTCTCCGGCACCAGCTCCTGCAGTGCGTCCAGAAGGTGTCTGTGGGGCTGGAGCCCGAGCAGCAGGACCTGTCTCTGCTGCTCGTCAAGTTCCTCATCGTGGTGTGCAG GAACCTTTCCAATGTGGAGGAGATTGGCACTTGCTCTTATATTAACCACGTCATCACCATAACGACACTGTACATACAGcag CTGAAGACGAAGACGAAAGAGAAGGAGCTGGCTGATCAGACGCCGGCCGAGGAGTTTGTGCGGCACGCCCTGGCCTTCTGCGAGAGCCTGTACGACCCCTACCGCAACTGGCGGCACCGGATCTGCGG GGAGCAGCTGAGCCCCGCAGAGACCAGTCGCCAGAAGTACAAAGCTGCTCAGCTCACTGTGGAGTTCGTGCCCTTTTTCTATC agtgcTTCCAGGAAAGTGAGCATCTGAAGAACAGTCTGAAGTGCTGTTTGCTGCACCTGTTCGGGGCCATTGTGGCAGGGGGACAG CGGAACGCGCTCCTGGCCATCTCGCCTGCCACGATGGAGGTGCTGCTGCGCGTGTTGGCGGACTCCGAGGCCACCGACGGCGACGCCTGGGACTCTGAGGCCCCTGACCGCCGGGCCCTGCTGACCCTTGGCTGTCTGCGTGAGGTGGTTCACCGGCTGCTCGCAAGCAGCTCCGACCAGCGGCAGGTGGAGATTGGCGCTGTGTTGGAGAACTACTTCAAGCTGCTGAACTCGGACGCGGCGGCACTGCAGGCCAAAAGCGGGGGGCCGCAGCCTGCCCAGCCCTCCCCGCGCTCTCACCACTGGGAGGCGCGCTTTGTGGCCCTCCAGGTACACATGCTAG ACACCATCAGAGCCATGTTCCAGTGTTCGGACCGGCCCGTCCTGCAGGCCATCTTCCTCAACAGCAACTGCTTCGAGCACCTCATCCGCCTCCTGCAGAACAGCAAG CTGCTTAATGCTAGGTGTAAGACAGCAGAGAAGAGCCAGAAAGATTTATCCAACAGATTACTGACAGGAGAGAGTGACCCCCAG GTGTTCCAGGGCCGGCTGGACTACCTGGCGGTGGCCACCATTCAGACCCTGACGACGGTGATGCACAAGTCCCCAGCTGCTAAG GAGGTGTTCAAGGAGCGCATTGGCTACACTCACCTCTACGAGGTGCTGGTGTCCCAGGGCCAGCCGTCCCGGCACCTGCTGAAGGAGCTCATGAATAtg GCCGTGGAGGGTGAGCACACGTCCGTGGGCATCCTGGGGATCAGCAATGTGCagccgctgctgctgctggttcaGTGGCTGCCGGAGCTGCAGTCCCCGGAGCTGCAGATCTTCACGGCTGACTGGCTGCGGCGGCTCTGTGGCCTCAACCGGCAGACACGTGCCGTCTGCGTCAACGCCGCCATGGCCATGCACATCCTGGACACGCTGGGCCACCATGCGCGGCTGCACCGCGCCTGTGCCGAGAGCCTGGTGTCCCTGCTGGGGGTGCTGGGCAGCCAGTCCCTGAGCAGGGCGGAGCTTCTGCGCCTGCTCCGCCTACTGCGCACGGGAGATGCCCGCCAGCCACACCCCTACGTGGCGCCAGTTCTTAGGACCATCCTGGGCATGGTGCGCAAGCAGGGCCTGGAAAGTGCTATGCAGTACTTCGACCTGTCGCCCAGCATGGCGGGCATCGCCGTGCCCACCATCCAGCGCTGGCCTGGCTCCGCCTTCAGCTTCCTGGCCTGGCTTTCCCTGGACCAGGACCAGCAGGGGCCTGACAAGGGTGACAAGAGGAAGCAGCTCTACAG CTTCTTCACGTCCAATGGCACCGGGTTCGAGGCCTTCATAAGCACGGCCGGCGTGCTGGTGGTGGCCGTTTGCACCAGGAAGGAGTATGTCACCGTCATGCTTCCAGAGCACAGTTTCTGCGACTCGCTCTGG CACAGCATTGCCGTGGTCCACATGCCTGGAAAGCGGCCCTTTGGACAGAGCCTGGTTTACATCTATGTGGACGGCCAGCAGAAGCTGTCAGCCCCGCTGAAGTACCCAACTATGACAGAG CCCTTCACATCCTGCTGCATCGGCTCGGCAGGCCACAGGACCACCACGCCCCCCCCGTCCCAGATCCCGGACCCCCCCTTTTCAGTGGCACAGGCGCCCGGCCGCTCCTCCCTGGGGGGCATCCTTTccccccaggcctgggggggccTGCTGAGCAGCAAGCCGGAGTCGGTGACCAAGCTGATCTCGGCCGGGACTCAGGACAGTGAGTGGGGCAGCCCTACCTCCCTGCAGGGCCAGCTTGGTGGTGTCATGGTGTTCCACGAGCCCCTGCAGGCGGCCCAGGTCAGGGCCCTGTGTGGTTCAG GACCAAACTGCATCTCTCCACTGAAGAACGTGGAATCTGAGCTGGGAGACCTGTCCCCCAAGCTTCTCCTGCACTACTCCCCCAAG GCGTGCCGCAGCCCCATCTGCTTGGATCTGTCCCCCAACGTGCTGCATGGCCGGCTGACTGGCAACAACGTGGTGAACTGGGATATTAAG GACATGATTAACTGCGTCGGCGGCCTGCCCGTGCTCTTCCCGCTGCTGGAGCAGCTTTGCCTGCTGACGCCGGAGCCGCAGGCTGAGCCCGGGGGCCCCGAGTTCATAACGCCGGAGCTGAGCACACCTGCAGACGGCGACTGGGTCATCCTGCCCTCCAGCCGGGCTTCAG AAGCACGTCTGGAGAAAAACCTGGTGGCCACCTTCCTGCTGGTGATCAAGCACTTCATCCAGAGACACCCCATCAATCAGGAGAGCCTGTTGCACTCCCACGGCGTGGCTACGCTCGGAGCCCTGCTTCAGAAG ATGCCCCAGGGCCTGGTGGACGTGAGTGTCTTGGTGGCCGTGCAGCTGTTGGTAGAGCAGGTGACCGTAGAGAAGAACCCCCAGCTCCTTCAGCAGCTGCACACACACCTGCTCTTCAACTTCGGGATCTGGAATCAGGGAGATTTCCCCCTGCGTATCG GTCACATCCAGTACATGTCCACCATCATCAAGGACAACAGGAAACAGTTCCGAAAGAAGTACGGTGTGCAGTTTCTGTTGGACACCACGCGTCTGTACTACGG GAACAGCAGCCCGGATACCGACATGAGCGAGGACGACCTCCGCACTATCCGGGCCTCGCTCTGCGGCCTCCTCAAGTACTACATCAGCAAGGGTGTGGACCAGGAGGAGCTGCACAGCATGCTGGGATACATCGCGGCCATTGGGAGCGAGGAGCAG CTCTGTGAgatgctggagctgctgctGAGCCTGTTGCAGACCAGCATGGCGAGAGACCAGCTCTTCCTGCTGCTCTTTGAACCCGGGGCTGCAGATACCTGCTACGCACTTATCCTTAACAGCAAGTACTCAGACCGGCTACGCGAGCTGGTCTTCAAG CTCTTTCAGCGCATGCTGAAATGCGACCGCGTCTACGAGAAGAGCAAGCAGAGGCTGAAGCTGCGGGAGGCTGGCTACTCAGGGCTGACGCTGCTCTTCTCTGAGCTGCACGTCACCCCCACGCTCGTCCGGAGCCTGCTGGACCAGGTGCTCTCTGCGG ACCCTGTGGTGAATTACAAGGATCTGATGGCGCTGGTCCAGCTGAGCCACCGGGCTGGGCTCAGTGTACGTCTGCTTGTGTGCAAGAAG CTGTACCACCTCCTCCAGTCGCAGCAGGATGCCGCCCAGCAGATTTCCAGGCAGCTCTGCTGGCAGGAAACACTGGCCAAGCTGTTCCTGCGGCCCTTGGGCCCCGAGAGCGCGCCAGGTCGCGGTGGGGGGGGAGACGGCGGCAGCAGCACGGGCAGTCTGGATCTCAGCAGGGATGGTGGCGGCCCCCTGGGGGACAGGAGGGACCCTGCAGAGACCCGGGTGGATGAGGAGAAGGAGGCAGACAGCATCGCCGACAGCCGCTCCCTGGACAGCCTGGAGAGCGGGGAGCCGCCACCCGCAAAGGCTTGGGCCGCCAAGGCCAGCGGACTCACCCTGGACTTAACGCACGTGCACCTGTATGAGCACGGCGATAGCGGCAGCCAGACCCCCGCTAGCATGCCCAGCACGCCGTCACCGCTGGAGACCACCAAGCCCTTCCCCGGGCCGGCAGCTGAGCGTGAGGCCTCCTCCTCCCTCACCGAGGACAGCTTCCTGTTCAGCGATGACCTGTCTCTCGGGGAATCCTTCAGCGGCATGGAG AGGACCGAGGAGGAACTGTGCCGCATCCTGCTGGAGATCATGCTGTGTATGATGTGGCGCGGGGTGGAGTGCTCCGATGATGCAGCCTGGCTGGAGCGCGGTCAGGTCTTCTCCGCCCTCACCAAGCTGAGCACCACCAATGAGCTGCTGCTCCCCGTTGATAACATCAAGCTGAG CCTCCTGGAGAAGATGCTGGAGTGGGCGGTGACCGATAACCGCGAGGCGACGGCCGCCATGCTGCCGCAGCACACAGAGAATGCCGTGCGGCTGCTGCACATCCTGCAGGACTTCCTGCAGGCCGAGGGGCTGGTGAACCCGGCGCTGTGGACTGAGCGGCTGCTGGAGGAGGCTGTCACGCTGATGGACAGCCTGATGGTGTGGTACTCCTCGGGGACACAGTGGCTGCAGTTGTGCCGCGTCGGCATCCGCTTGCTCCTGGGCTTCATGGCACAGGACAACATGCAG GTGTGTGCCATGGCGACGGCCAAGCTGAACGCCATCCTGCAGACGAAGAGCGTGGAGACGCAGGACGAGGCCTGCTACCTACTGGGCCGCCTGGAGGGCATCCTGAGCCGCTCGGTGCGCGAGCAGACGGAGACCTACTCCTTCCTCATCCCACTGCTGCGCACGCTGCTATCCAAGATCCACAAGCTGCTCTACATGGAGCTGCACCTTCCCTCGCTGCCCGACACCAATGGGAGCCCGTCCTTTTTCGAGGACTTTCAGCTCTACTGCAGCTCGCCCGAGTGGAGGATCTATCTCGATAAATAC ATCATCCCCTACATGAAGCAGTACGAGATCGAGATGTTCAGCCAGGGGCACGAAACCATGGCGCTCTTCTGGAAGGAATGTTACGAGGCGTTCATGGTGAACCTGCACCGGCGAGAGAGGGAGCGGGGGGAGAGCAAGATCCGCTTTCAG GAGCAGTTCGTGGAGCCTTTCTCCCGACGCAGTCGACAGGAGAACCTGCGCTACAACAGCATGCTGAAGCAACTGCACAGCCAGCATGGCGCCATCTTGAGGCAGTGGAAGGCAGCACGACGGAACTTGGTCTGCGAGAGAGGCCCATGGGCCGAGGA GCTGCAGGGCAAGAGGCACTGGAGGCTTTCCAGCGTGGAGAACTACTCCCGTATGAGGCTCAAGCTGGTGCCCAACTATAGCTTCGACCCCCATCGTGAAGCCAGCGCTTTGAGGGACAACCTGG GTATGCAGCAGCAACAGACCAACGCTGAGTCTCTGCTGCTGGAGGCAGCAAAGCAGGTAAAGGTCAGTGACCTGGAGGATGACATGCTGGACATGCCAGAGGACGACCCCAGCGGGGGGAACCCCAT GAGCGAGACGGAGGAGGCCGTCCAGAGGGAGAAGATGGTGCTGTCAGAGGATTGCGAGCTGGTGACAGTGGTGGATGTCATCCCTGGGCGCCTGGAGCTCACCACCCAACACATCTACTTCTATGACAGCAGCATGGAGAAGGAGGAGG GCGTGGGCTACGACTTCAAGTGGCCGTTGTCACAGATCCGGGAGATTCACCTGCGCAGGTATAACCTGAGGCGTTCTGCCCTGGAGGTCTTCCTCATCGACCAGACAAACTACTTCCTCAATTTCAAGAAAGag GTGCGGAACAAGGTCTATAATCGGATTCTGCTCCTCCGCTCTTTCAACCTGTATGGCACACGGTCCCCTCAGGAGCTGCTGAGAGCATCAGGGCTCACTCAG AAATGGGTGAACCGGGAAATTTCCAACTTTGACTACCTCATCCAGCTAAACACCATTGCAGGCCGTACCTACAATGATTTGGCCCAATATCCTGTG TTTCCTTGGGTCTTAGCTGACTACACATCTGATGAGCTGGACCTCACAGACCCAAGGGTGTTCCGGGATCTCTCCAAGCCCATCGCCGTGGTCAACGAGAAGAATGCCAAAGCCGTGAAGGAGAA GTATGAGAGCTTTGAGGACCCCACGGGAACCATAGATAAGTTCCACTATGGCACGCACTACTCCAACGCCGCTGGGGTCATGCACTACTTGATTCGGGTGGAGCCTTTCACTTCCTTGCACATCCAGCTGCAGAGTGGCAG GTTTGATTGTGCCGACCGCCAGTTCCACTCCATCCCAGCCACCTGGCAGGTACTGATGGACAATCCCAACGATGTCAAGGAGCTCATCCCAGAATTCTTCTACTTTCCAGAGTTCCTGGAGAACCAAAATA ATTTCGATTTGGGTCGCCTGCAGCTATCCAAAGAGAGCGTCAACGATGTCATCCTCCCCAAGTGGGCAAAGTCCCCTGAAGACTTTATCTACAAGCACAGGAAGGCGCTG GAGTCCGAGCACGTCTCGGCCCACCTGCACGAGTGGATAGACCTGATCTTCGGATACAAGCAGAGGGGCCCGGCGGCTGTGGAGGCCCTCAACGTCTTCTACTACTGCACCTATGAAG GTGCAGTGGATCTGGATGCCATAACGGACGAGAAGGAGCGCAAGGCCCTCGAGGGGATGATCAGCAACTTCGGACAGACGCCGTGCCAGCTCCTGAAG GAGCCGCACCCCATCCGCCTGTCCCTCGAGGAGGTTGGGAAGAGGAAATCGAAGCTGGATACCTGTCCGCTCAACATGTTCGAGCACCTGTCCGAGCTCAAATCCTTTTTCGTGGAG GGTATCTGTGACAATGTGCCCCTAGTGAAGGCAGTCGTACCCAAAGACCAGTCACACTCCTTCATCTCTCAGGGCAGCCCTGACACCCTG GTGACGCTGAGCCGGACCTGTCTGATGGGGATGCACGGATGGCTGCCTTATGACAGGAACATCTCCAACTACTTCACCTTCATTAAGGACCCCAGCGTTTCCAACCCCAG GGCGCAGCGATTCCTAGCCGGGCCCTTCTCCCCCGGTGTGGAGATCACGGCTCAGCTCTTCGTGGTGTCGCACGACGGCAAGCTGCTCTTCACCGGGGGCCACTGGGACAACAGCCTGCGGGTCACGTCCCTGACCAAAGGAAAGACAGTGAGCCAGCACATCCGCCATATGG ACATTGTGACTTGCCTGGCAACAGACTACTGTGGCATCCACCTGATCTCGGGCTCCAAGGACACCACCTGTATGGTGTGGCAGGTCCTCCAGCAG GGCGGAGCGCCGGTGGGACTGAGCTCCAAGCCCATGCAGGTGCTCTACGGACATACTGACGAGGTGCTTAGTGTCAGCATCAGTACCGAGCTGGACATGGCTGTCTCAGGATCGCGG GGCGGCACCGTGATCATCCACACCGTGCGGAGGGGCCAGTACATGCGCTCGCTGCGCCCCCCCTGTGAGAGCTCACTGCCAGCCTCCATCCTGCACCTGGCCGTGTCCTGGGAGGGACACCTGGTGGTCCATTCCTGCATCGAGGGCAAGGCCTCTTTAAAG gacaagaatgcacTGCACCTGTACTCCGTGAATGGGAAGTGCCTGTGCTCAGAGGGGCTGAAGGAGCAGGTGACGGACATGTGTGTGTCCGGGGAGCACATAGTACTGGGGAGCGAGCAGGGCTTCCTGTCCATCCGGGACCTCTACAG CCTCTCCCTCTGTGTGGCACCCATGGCTATGAGGGTGCCGGTTCACTGCGTCTCCGTCACCAAGGAGCAGAGCCACGTGCTGGTGGGCCTGCAGGACGGGAAGCTGATCGTGGTGGGCGTGGGCAAGCCGGCAGAG ATGCGTTCTGGCCAAATCACCCGCAAGCTTTGGGGATCCAGTAAGCGCTTGACCCAGATCTctgctggggagacagagtaCCACACCCGGGACCAGAACTGA